A genome region from Megalobrama amblycephala isolate DHTTF-2021 linkage group LG16, ASM1881202v1, whole genome shotgun sequence includes the following:
- the LOC125248912 gene encoding uncharacterized protein LOC125248912 isoform X2, giving the protein MHFIYRFSQGHRLRQVDMLQEGITGSSSTLTKLSHRLRGVCKSAIKRMKRRGDLKIGKRHEIVFIDESKFGHKRKYNRGRQSNRASWVFGMLGVKEEFRRPILKVVNQRSAQHLMPILQKHVRQGSTVVSDGWRAYNCLRNAGYNHLTVNHKEVFVDPQTGAHTQNIERFWGVCKATVWRLRGNRTESRLKDHLKVIEWTYWRGDIHKNGTLGMILHDIRRKYPV; this is encoded by the exons atgcattttatttacag ATTTTCGCAAGGACACAGGTTACGGCAAGTGGACATGCTACAGGAAGGCATCACTGGAAGCTCTTCTACACTGACTAAACTTAGTCATCGTCTGCGTGGAGTCTGCAAATCTGCAATTAAAAGAATGAAGAGAAGAGGTGACCTGAAAATTGGAAAAAGACACGAAATTGTTTTTATTGATGAGAGCAAATTTGGCCACAAAAGAAAG tACAACCGAGGAAGACAGAGCAACAGGGCATCATGGGTGTTTGGAATGCTTGGGGTCAAAGAGGAGTTCAGAAGACCCATTTTGAAAGTTGTCAATCAGCGTTCAGCTCAACACCTCATGCCAATTCTCCAGAAGCATGTGAGACAAGGAAGCACTGTTGTGTCAGATGGGTGGAGAGCCTATAACTGTCTCAGAAATGCTGGATATAACCATCTAACTGTGAACCATAAGGAGGTTTTTGTTGATCCTCAGACAGGTGCTCACACACAGAACATTGAGAGATTTTGGGGAGTTTGCAAGGCAACAGTGTGGAGATTGAGGGGTAACCGCACAGAAAGCAGGCTCAAAGACCACTTAAAAGTAATTGAGTGGACTTACTGGCGTGGTGACATACATAAAAATGGCACCCTGGGAATGATTTTGCATGACATTAGAAGGAAGTATCCTGTGTGA
- the LOC125248912 gene encoding uncharacterized protein LOC125248912 isoform X1 has protein sequence MCLLLNCRFSQGHRLRQVDMLQEGITGSSSTLTKLSHRLRGVCKSAIKRMKRRGDLKIGKRHEIVFIDESKFGHKRKYNRGRQSNRASWVFGMLGVKEEFRRPILKVVNQRSAQHLMPILQKHVRQGSTVVSDGWRAYNCLRNAGYNHLTVNHKEVFVDPQTGAHTQNIERFWGVCKATVWRLRGNRTESRLKDHLKVIEWTYWRGDIHKNGTLGMILHDIRRKYPV, from the exons ATGTGTTTGCTTTTAAACTGTAGATTTTCGCAAGGACACAGGTTACGGCAAGTGGACATGCTACAGGAAGGCATCACTGGAAGCTCTTCTACACTGACTAAACTTAGTCATCGTCTGCGTGGAGTCTGCAAATCTGCAATTAAAAGAATGAAGAGAAGAGGTGACCTGAAAATTGGAAAAAGACACGAAATTGTTTTTATTGATGAGAGCAAATTTGGCCACAAAAGAAAG tACAACCGAGGAAGACAGAGCAACAGGGCATCATGGGTGTTTGGAATGCTTGGGGTCAAAGAGGAGTTCAGAAGACCCATTTTGAAAGTTGTCAATCAGCGTTCAGCTCAACACCTCATGCCAATTCTCCAGAAGCATGTGAGACAAGGAAGCACTGTTGTGTCAGATGGGTGGAGAGCCTATAACTGTCTCAGAAATGCTGGATATAACCATCTAACTGTGAACCATAAGGAGGTTTTTGTTGATCCTCAGACAGGTGCTCACACACAGAACATTGAGAGATTTTGGGGAGTTTGCAAGGCAACAGTGTGGAGATTGAGGGGTAACCGCACAGAAAGCAGGCTCAAAGACCACTTAAAAGTAATTGAGTGGACTTACTGGCGTGGTGACATACATAAAAATGGCACCCTGGGAATGATTTTGCATGACATTAGAAGGAAGTATCCTGTGTGA